One Candidatus Palauibacter polyketidifaciens genomic window, TACAACGGCGTGAAGTCGCTTCCGGCCACCCGCGTCTACCTGAAGCCCCACTACCTGCCGAGGGAGACGGGCTACTGGAGGCTCCGGGAGGAGGGCCGGATATGAAGCGCGCCAGCGGCGTCGGCCACCTCGTCCCGTTCCTTCCGGGCCTGGAATCCCTGCTCGAAGACCCGGAGGTGTCCGAGATCATGATCAACGGACCCGCGAACGTCTGGGTCGAGCGGGCCGGGAAGCTGGAGCCCCACGAGGCGCCCGGACTCACCGGCGCCTGGCTCCACCGCGCGGCGATCCACATCGCCCGGCCGCTCGGGCTCGACCCCGCCGCGAAGCCGGTCCTGGACGCGCGGCTCGGAGACGGGTCGCGGGTCGCGATCTGCACTCCGCCCGCGAGTCCCGAGGTCGCCATCACAATACGCCGGTTCGGAGGCCGGGCATTCTCCGCCGAGGATCTCGTCCGCATGGGATCGCTGCCGGAACAGACGCTCCATGCCGCCCGGGACACGCTCGCGGCCCGCCGCAACATCCTCGTCTCGGGCGGCACGGGTTCAGGCAAGACGACGCTCCTGAACGCGTTGATCGAACTCCTGCCCGAAGACGAGCGGATCGTCGCCATCGAGGACACGCTCGAACTCAGGATCGACCGCGCCAACTGCCTCCGGTTCGAGGCCGGAGCCACCCACGACACGCCCGTCTCGATCCGCGACCTGGTGCGCCACGCGCTCCGCCACCGGCCCGACCACATCGTCGTCGGCGAGGTCCGGGGCGGCGAGGCCGCCGACCTCTTGCAAGCCCTCAACACCGGGCACGGCGGATCGCTCACGACCATCCACGCCAACAACGCCCGCTCCGCGCTGTCCCGCCTCGCGAGTTGCGCCATGCAGGCCGGAGACGCGCTGCCCTGGGAAGTCACCTGCCGGGGCGTCGTGGACGGAATCGCGCTCGTGCTGCACGTGGCGCGCCGGGACGGTCGGCGGTTCGTCGAGGAGGCGCTCGAAGTACGGGGCTACGACGCGGCCACCGGCCGCTGGATCACGGAAGCGACATGGACCACTCAACCACCGAAGGAGGTGAACGCATGAAGTGCGACGACCAGACCATCCGAGTCAAGACGTTCGAGGACTTCGACCGCGAACTCGCGCGCGACAGCGGCGACACGCTCGAAGTCGACGCCTTCCTGGCCGAGCAGTACGGCCTCTTCCCCGAGGACGTAGGCGACGAGGACGAGATCGCCGCCGCGTGGGACGACCCGCACGGCGCCGCCGGCGAGGAGGTGGACGCATGAACCACGACGAATACCACCGCAAGTTCGCCGACGCGATCATCGAGCAGATCCGGCAGGGCACCGCCCCGTGGCAGAAGCCGTGGGCGCCGGGCGAGCGCGTGATGCCCATGAACGTGGACACCGACCGCTCCTACCGGGGCGGCAACAGCCTGCACCTCGCCTCCGTCCAGCAGGAGCAGGGCTACGGCGACGTGCGCTGGGGCACCTACCGCCAGATCCAGGCGCGCGGCGGGCAGGTCAGGAAGGGCGAGCGCGGCACGCGCATCCTCTCCTTCCAGGACAAGAAGCGGATCGCCGTGACCGACGAGCAGGGTCGGCCGAGGAGGGACGCCGAGGGCAAGAAGGTCTACCGCTACGAGAAGCTCAAGGCGCCGTTCGTGCGCCAGTACACCGTCTTCAACGCCGAGCAGGCCGACGGGCTGCCCGAGCGCTCGAACCCGACGCCCGAGCCGCTCTGGAAGGTGCACCAGGAGGCGGAACGGGTCATGGAGGACGTTGGCGTCCCGGTCCGCCACGTCCAGGGCGACCGCGCCTACTACCACATGAAGCGCGACGAGATCGTGCTGCCCGAGCGCGGCCAGTTCCCGTCGGCGAACCACTACTACCAGACCGCGCTCCACGAGCTGGGCCACAGCACCGGGCACAAGGACCGGATGAACCGCGAGACCCTCATCGAGGGGATCGACGGCGGGTTCGGCTCGCCCCAGTACGCCCGCGAGGAGCTCAGGGCCGAGATCAGCGCGATGATGACCGGCGAGCGCGTCGGCGTCGGACACGACCCGAGCCGGGGCGCGGCCTACGTCGAGGGCTGGATCCAGGCGCTCGAGGAGGACCCGCGCGAGATCCGGCGCGCGGCCGCGGACGCGCAGAAGATCTCCGACTTCGTGCTCGACCGGCACCGCGAGCGCGTGGCCGAGCGCGACCCCGTCGCCGTGGCGGCGGTTCGCACGCCCGCGCAGGGACCGCAGAGGATCGTCGTGCCCGTGCCGAGGATCCCGGTCCCCGAGCGCGGCTTCGGGCCGAGCCGCTGACCGTTGAGAGGAAGAGAGATGTTCGGCCGCACGGCCGAACCGGACCCCCGTTCCGCCGCGCCACCCAGCCGCGCGAGCCATCGCGCTCGGATGCGGAACGGCCATCGCCGAGAATACGCCGCGGGCCGGGACGGCGGGTCCATCTCCTTCCCCGACCGCTGCGCCGGGGCGCTGACCGACATCGGCGTCCACGGCGCGGTCTCCTACCGCGACTTGGCCGAGGTACACTTCGGCGGCCACCCGTTCACCACCCGCCGCGCCGTGAACGCCTGGATCCGGGACGGTCTGGTCGAGGAGCACGCGGCCACCGGGCCGAAGGGCAACCCGTTCAAGGTTCTCTCGCTCACCCCCAAGGGCGTGGCCGAGGCCCGGAAGCTCGCCGCCGAGCGCGGCATGGATCCCCGGCAGGAGATCCGGCTCGCCCGCGTCCGGCCCGCCGAGGCCGCACACGACACCGCCATCCACCGCGCCTGCCGGATCGAGCGGAAGCGGCTCGAAGCAAGGGGCGCCACCGTGCGGCGCGTCCGCCTCGACACCGAACTCAAGAGCAGGATCGCGCGCGCCAGCGAAGGCGCGCGGAAGCGCGGCAAACGGGCCGCCGACACCGAGCGCCACCGGATCGCGCGCGAACTCGGGCTCCCCATCGACGAAGACGGCCGGGTGCTCTACCCCGACGCCCAGATCGAGTACGAGGACGCGGACGGACGGACCGGCCGCGTCAACGTCGAGGCCGTCTCCGGCAGCTACCGCGAGGCGGCCGTCCGCGCCAAGGCCGCCGCCGGGTTCGCGATGCACGCCAACGGACCGGCGGCGGCGGGACTCCTCCGCAGGCTGGGCC contains:
- a CDS encoding ATPase, T2SS/T4P/T4SS family, whose protein sequence is MKRASGVGHLVPFLPGLESLLEDPEVSEIMINGPANVWVERAGKLEPHEAPGLTGAWLHRAAIHIARPLGLDPAAKPVLDARLGDGSRVAICTPPASPEVAITIRRFGGRAFSAEDLVRMGSLPEQTLHAARDTLAARRNILVSGGTGSGKTTLLNALIELLPEDERIVAIEDTLELRIDRANCLRFEAGATHDTPVSIRDLVRHALRHRPDHIVVGEVRGGEAADLLQALNTGHGGSLTTIHANNARSALSRLASCAMQAGDALPWEVTCRGVVDGIALVLHVARRDGRRFVEEALEVRGYDAATGRWITEATWTTQPPKEVNA
- a CDS encoding zincin-like metallopeptidase domain-containing protein, with the translated sequence MNHDEYHRKFADAIIEQIRQGTAPWQKPWAPGERVMPMNVDTDRSYRGGNSLHLASVQQEQGYGDVRWGTYRQIQARGGQVRKGERGTRILSFQDKKRIAVTDEQGRPRRDAEGKKVYRYEKLKAPFVRQYTVFNAEQADGLPERSNPTPEPLWKVHQEAERVMEDVGVPVRHVQGDRAYYHMKRDEIVLPERGQFPSANHYYQTALHELGHSTGHKDRMNRETLIEGIDGGFGSPQYAREELRAEISAMMTGERVGVGHDPSRGAAYVEGWIQALEEDPREIRRAAADAQKISDFVLDRHRERVAERDPVAVAAVRTPAQGPQRIVVPVPRIPVPERGFGPSR